A part of Halictus rubicundus isolate RS-2024b chromosome 4, iyHalRubi1_principal, whole genome shotgun sequence genomic DNA contains:
- the LOC143353063 gene encoding uncharacterized protein LOC143353063: protein MLETERRTAISISQLGLYSDHSDRDTRSRYGIITRKFAIGVMVVVAVVLVGIFLYDFASATAANSKVNQESKHMHILQHPLKKPTSANVAKKFFNSTYASETNYSTSDPVYIQDRSDDGNTGNIYPYYGADNNKVSDAELRSQNLNNYKLRKRVLKSVERNGEESPAEGKQLFDNHAAVYRVRQRPRHPGSMDDDETSEESRPTPFHWELKSNQPTAFKRLRYPQLTQYRYPYTSRSIQDIIKYLTNDAELPNRGIKFTGVYVNPKKYDMASDMGEMMTNSDRSEEDDSYSNEDPFYQYKPKHPGDVNLLATSNVRFAPTGLQRYNSYYDGYGRPVNYVAQPVSAVESQYENAAAYNLPKRRKPKPFSVMLDIYPITDIIDQNKKNTRPKQVPSDDYDIRRPIQPNRGPKFYAPLPQPVLALPNQPITDEEERQQMIFHLNLYPKRKNKMTRHDIIHRSQSMDAEDRQQFVNKVWTPLETIAKHLAVERSKFTENESPVGFASSRYQETVLDGKDEKKKDSSGINADDPKKPATVPPNHKSSVEEDYASTEKYEYEALKIVGTTTTESENEEITTILPETTTLNETKRDDAAKDLDTIEGFKRFAETVSKT, encoded by the exons ATGCTTGAAACCGAACGAAGAACTGCGATTAGTATATCACAGCTTGGACTCTATTCTGATCACAGTGATCGAGATACTAGGAGCCGTTACGGTATCATTACGAGGAAATTCGCGATTGGAGTTATGGTGGTGGTTGCAGTGGTACTG GTCGGGATATTTTTATACGACTTCGCATCGGCCACAGCTGCGAACAGCAAAGTCAATCAGGAGTCGAAGCATATGCACATATTGCAGCACCCCTTGAAGAAGCCGACGAGCGCGAACGTCGCGAAGAAGTTCTTCAACTCGACGTACGCGTCCGAGACAAATTATTCGACGAGCGATCCTGTTTACATTCAGGATCGATCCGACGATGGGAACACCGGGAACATTTATCCTTACTACGGCGCAGATAATAATAAGGTGTCCGACGCGGAGCTGAGGTCGCAGAATCTGAACAACTACAAATTACGGAAAAGAGTGTTGAAGTCCGTGGAAAGGAACGGCGAGGAGTCACCCGCGGAGGGCAAACAGTTGTTCGACAATCATGCTGCTGTTTACCGCGTCCGACAAAG ACCCAGGCACCCGGGATCAATGGATGATGATGAAACCTCCGAAGAGAGTCGTCCAACTCCATTCCACTGGGAGCTGAAGTCGAACCAACCAACAGCTTTCAAACGGCTTAGATATCCTCAATTGACTCAATACAGATATCCGTATACGTCGAGGAGCATCCAAGACATCATTAAATACCTGACGAACGATGCCGAGCTGCCGAACAGAGGCATTAAGTTCACCGGAGTTTATGTGAACCCAAAAAAATACGACATGGCGTCTGATATGGGCGAGATGATGACAAACAGCGATAGATCAGAGGAAGATGATAGTTACTCGAACGAGGATCCGTTTTATCAGTACAAACCGAAACATCCAGGGGATGTCAATCTATTGGCTACGTCCAACGTTAG GTTCGCTCCAACGGGCTTGCAGAGGTACAATTCTTACTACGACGGATATGGCAGACCCGTGAACTATGTGGCGCAGCCAGTGTCAGCGGTAGAGTCGCAATATGAAAATGCGGCTGCCTATAATCTCCCTAAGCGACGCAAGCCGAAGCCGTTCAGCGTGATGCTGGACATTTACCCGATCACTGACATTATAGATCAGAACAAGAAGAACACCAGACCGAAACAAGTCCCATCGGACGATTACGACATCAGGCGACCGATTCAGCCTAACAGAGGGCCGAAGTTCTATGCCCCGCTCCCGCAGCCAGTCCTAGCATTGCCTAACCAGCCAATCACCGACGAGGAGGAAAGGCAGCAGATGATATTCCATTTGAACTTGTACCCGAAAAGGAAGAACAAAATGACCAG GCACGACATCATTCACCGGTCACAATCGATGGACGCGGAAGACCGACAGCAGTTCGTGAACAAAGTGTGGACACCTTTAGAGACGATCGCTAAACACCTGGCCGTCGAGCGGTCGAAGTTTACGGAGAACGAAAGTCCGGTCGGCTTCGCCTCGTCGCGTTATCAAGAAACTGTCCTTGACGGTAAGGACGAGAAGAAAAAGGACTCGTCGGGGATTAACGCTGACGATCCTAAGAAACCAGCCACGGTGCCGCCCAATCATAAATCGAGCGTCGAAGAGGACTATGCTAGCACTGAGAAATACGAGTACGAGGCGTTGAAAATCGTTGGTACCACCACTACGGAAAGCGAAAACGAGGAAATTACCACCATCTTGCCTGAGACGACCACCCTGAACGAGACCAAGCGCGATGATGCTGCGAAGGACCTCGACACCATTGAAGGATTCAAACGATTCGCCGAGACCGTGTCCAAAACTTGA
- the Cad74a gene encoding cadherin 74A has product MWTILLFTVFTWSSSWGQVINRAPHFVQGGDMARLAVSESTPPGAPVYTLQGEDPEDSRLHYSISGEYFTVNRDTGVVVLRKPLDRETQDLIEVIISITDEGIAGSEPNTVSLRREIAVLDENDNPPVYHGRPYAARVPESAHVGGLLVPPGTITITDLDGGVNADVHVECVSASRDDDVCNVFNVSTEKLAEGKYDVVITLVKPLDYERRNSYLINLLAMDGASDVTKVLQARATVAVDVLDVQDQPPVFLNAPYSAALPENTPPGQTILTVRARDGDTGEPRALLLTLEEDVAGHFDLQVSREGDITVGKLVTANISLDREDPKILQNGGIYSFEVKATELINNEIPADTATSIITIVVTDVDDLVPVFNEKSFEVMISEDIGVNTPLPGLNMIVSDGDVGENAKYTLSLRDVPGYPGISEVFVVSPKQAQGRVPVVIKAKDVEALDYDVEDPAKRELEFEVIALVANKVVATCRVHIRLLDANDHSPKFSRVNYVFSVSEDAKIGTKLGDVFAEDADSGSFGELTYTLHGFRADEFKTDPKNGGIFVAGTLDYETDNMYMLTIEARDGGGRVAVAIVTIDVEDVNDNKPVFEQSKFSRTVREDATSFDPQLFVRATDADGPTQGNGKVTYSISSHNSITDDVFKINPDSGEVTMSKPVRSGDTERGIYELAIRATDAGRPALFTEAELLVRVGVPGNQKPIFRGNYKSNLPGPNSYRARLLENASTGTEVIRVVANDPDGRDNLLQYHIASGAKDNFVINSSSGVITVSPDARLDLETGGEKYEVIVYAVDSGTPVRETATTTVTVNMVDVNNKPPTFNESTYLVYVSERAGIGEPVLKVAATDPDSDAYLEYSLVDPVKAVDKTGVALKNTASYDYKTAFRINATTGLITVNRVLDYQVAAVIILTVQAQDLNAVVNTKKQITKVEVTVYIQAYSDDNPTFSNPGWSPNNPTIRISVPEEQPLGTTLLMLSAKEPTTGYPVQRFELVRDDDDEGYVNVGVQSGNVVLSKRLDYEALNQKLIRFKVRALARDYEITRKMSEANVIVEVQDGNDNSPIFAQKDYKISVLESAKPSKIVLNVKATDMDSSATEQEIKRGYGEVRYSITGENANLFEVDPISGNIQIAANTTLDREKQSVLRFYVVASDMPQGGAEQRSTRALVTIDVLDVNDNAPTFEQEFYTAVIPENAPARVSVVNITATDPDEGNGGVINYEIIDEGEANGLFKINHTTGEIFSAKALTGKGRTEPYIMRIGAQDGGEPELDSDVILILYIGDVVSNDGVPLFIRPTLEEVAHIAENSTIGSPVFQVVASDPDDPNLPNGKITFKFLEDGNFGKDASAFRINSETGLITTRKLLDREQKDSYTLILVAQDLGSPPQQATRVLQVIVNDIDDHKPYFKRSLDSPPIELTIFEEKPVGTKVGLIEAIDEDIGDNGKIDYSIVYGNEAGLFVVERLENNSAVIKSNGRLDRESVDRHLLTVKCFPYSTKKSDIIPKPYNRQDPSERQVLIKVLDTDDNKPTFKKQNITLGVRLNVPIDTSLITLEASDADSDALPIRYSMSKAFFASLVDPSMSKREIPSQLSLNPQTGELRTTGSMSSYADGYMEIVISANNSVTTGRDTNMTLRIFLLRDRDMLKFVFSRPPVEVRKTLEDFEKAVQQALSLPISVNVYDTQFYSKEDNSLDFSSTSSCFQMVGKETYDLDEMKALLTDPRNEELKKVYRAYHVEKVQHCAPLVARADASMTQMWVLAIAVLVGVATVISSCTLCCMHAKYKRQVKHARLRDQPRPPLSYVSSGPGMVSATSHTTLGPGTMVSLGPHESPYEWGADTTLYHPSTLESRT; this is encoded by the exons ATGTGGACGATTCTGCTGTTTACGGTCTTCACATGGTCTTCGTCATGGGGTCAGGTGATCAACCGAGCACCGCATTTCGTGCAAGGCGGCGACATGGCCAGGTTGGCGGTGTCGGAAAGCACACCTCCTGGCGCACCTGTCTACACGCTCCAAGGAGAGGACCCTGAGGATTCCAGGTTGCACTACTCCATCAGTGGCGAGTACTTCACCGTGAATCGGGACACCGGCGTCGTCGTTCTGAGAAAGCCGCTAGACAGAGAGACGCAAGACCTGATCGAAGTCATCATCAGCATAACGG ACGAAGGGATCGCTGGATCGGAGCCCAACACCGTGTCCCTTCGTCGTGAGATCGCCGTGCTGGATGAAAACGATAATCCGCCGGTCTATCATGGCAGGCCTTATGCGGCTAGGGTGCCGGAAAGTGCGCACGTGGGTGGCCTGTTAGTTCCTCCTGGCACGATCACTATCACCGATCTCGACGGTGGCGTAAACGCGGATGTTCACGTGGAATGTGTCTCGGCGTCGCGGGACGATGACGTCTGCAATGTCTTCAACGTTTCCACGGAAAAG CTGGCGGAGGGGAAGTACGACGTGGTGATTACGCTGGTGAAGCCGCTCGATTACGAGCGCAGAAATTCATACCTGATCAATCTGCTGGCTATGGACGGTGCCAGCGACGTGACGAAGGTGCTACAAGCTAGAGCAACCGTGGCCGTCGACGTTCTCGATGTACAG GATCAACCACCCGTGTTTCTGAACGCGCCGTACAGCGCAGCGCTTCCGGAGAACACGCCGCCTGGTCAGACGATCCTAACAGTGAGAGCTCGCGATGGCGACACAGGGGAGCCAAGAGCCTTGCTGCTCACCCTTGAAGAGGACGTTGCAGGGCACTTCGATCTACAAGTGTCGCGCGAGGGCGACATCACCGTCGGCAAACTCGTCACTGCGAACATCTCCCTGGACAGAGAGGACCCCAAGATTTTGCAGAACGGCGGGATTTACAGCTTCGAGGTGAAAGCTACGGAGCTCATCAACAACGAAATACCAGCGGACACCGCGACCTCTATCATTACCATCGTTGTCACTGACGTCGACGATCTTGTGCCTGTCTTCAACGAGAAATCGTTTGAAGTGATGATCTCTGAGGACATTGGGGTGAACACTCCGTTGCCAG GTCTGAATATGATCGTAAGCGACGGCGACGTCGGCGAGAACGCGAAGTACACGTTGTCCTTGCGGGATGTGCCAGGATATCCTGGAATCAGCGAGGTCTTCGTGGTCAGCCCGAAGCAGGCCCAAGGTAGAGTTCCAGTTGTGATCAAGGCGAAGGACGTCGAGGCTTTGGACTACGACGTGGAGGATCCCGCGAAGAGGGAGCTCGAGTTCGAAGTAATCGCGCTCGTCGCGAACAAAGTG GTAGCCACGTGCAGAGTCCACATACGCCTGCTGGACGCAAACGACCACAGCCCGAAGTTCTCTCGGGTGAACTACGTGTTTTCGGTGTCGGAGGACGCTAAGATAGGCACGAAACTAGGTGACGTGTTCGCCGAAGACGCGGACAGCGGTTCTTTCGGTGAATTGACCTACACGCTCCACGGTTTCCGAGCTGACGAATTCAAAACGGACCCAAAGAACGGCGGGATCTTCGTCGCGGGAACGCTGGATTACGAGACGGACAATATGTACATGCTGACGATAGAGGCCAGAGATGGCGGCGGAAGAGTCGCCGTTGCTATCGTCACGATAGACGTGGAGGACGTTAACGACAACAAACCTGTCTTCGAGCAGTCGAAATTCTCGAGGACCGTTCGGGAGGATGCAACCAGCTTCGATCCGCAGCTGTTCGTCAGAGCGACGGACGCTGACGGTCCCACGCAGGGTAACGGGAAAGTGACGTACTCCATCAGCTCGCACAACAGCATCACGGACGACGTCTTCAAG ATAAATCCAGACTCGGGCGAGGTGACGATGTCGAAGCCAGTCCGTTCAGGGGACACCGAAAGAGGCATCTACGAGTTGGCGATCCGAGCGACGGACGCCGGACGGCCGGCATTGTTCACCGAAGCAGAGCTGCTCGTCAGGGTCGGTGTGCCCGGAAATCAGAAGCCGATATTCCGCGGGAACTACAAATCGAATTTACCGGGGCCCAACAGTTATCGAGCGAGACTCTTGGAAAACGCTTCGACCGGAACGGAAGTGATCAGAGTGGTGGCTAACGATCCCGATGGAAGGGACAATTTGTTGCAGTATCACATCGCTTCCGGCGCCAAAGACAATTTCGTGATAAACTCCAG CTCTGGTGTCATTACTGTGTCTCCAGATGCTCGTCTGGATCTGGAAACCGGCGGCGAGAAATACGAAGTGATCGTTTATGCGGTGGACTCCGGCACGCCTGTCAGGGAAACTGCGACCACCACCGTCACGGTGAACATGGTCGACGTGAACAATAAGCCGCCGACGTTCAACGAATCGACGTATCTCGTTTACGTGTCCGAGAGAGCCGGCATTG GCGAGCCTGTGCTGAAGGTGGCAGCCACCGATCCCGACTCGGACGCCTACTTGGAGTACTCGTTGGTGGACCCGGTCAAGGCCGTCGACAAAACGGGCGTGGCGCTGAAGAACACCGCGTCCTACGACTACAAAACTGCGTTCCGTATCAATGCTACGACTGGGCTGATAACAGTGAATCGCGTGTTGGACTACCAGGTGGCAGCCGTGATCATTCTCACGGTTCAAGCGCAGGATCTGAACGCTGTGGTGAACACCAAGAAGCAGATCACGAAGGTCGAAGTGACCGTTTACATTCAAGCTTACAGCGACGACAATCCGACCTTCTCGAATCCTGGCTGGTCGCCGAATAATCCGACTATCAGGATTTCCGTGCCGGAGGAACAACCGCTTGGAACGACATTGTTAATGTTGTCGGCTAAGGAGCCCACCACCGGATATCCTGTCCAGAGATTCGAGCTGGTgagggacgacgacgacgaaggatACGTTAACGTCGGTGTGCAAAGCGGGAACGTTGTTCTCAGCAAGAGGTTGGACTACGAAGCGCTCAATCAGAAG TTGATCCGCTTCAAGGTGCGAGCTCTAGCCAGGGACTACGAGATAACGCGAAAGATGTCCGAGGCCAACGTGATCGTCGAAGTGCAAGACGGTAACGACAACAGTCCGATCTTCGCGCAGAAGGACTACAAGATCTCTGTCCTCGAGTCTGCCAAACCGTCGAAGATAGTGTTGAACGTTAAAGCGACGGATATGGATAGCTCCGCGACCGAGCAGGAAATTAAAAGAGGATACGGTGAAGTGAGGTACTCGATCACCGGTGAAAACGCTAACTTGTTCGAAGTGGACCCGATCAGCGGAAATATTCAG ATCGCCGCCAACACGACACTGGACAGAGAGAAACAATCGGTTCTGCGTTTCTACGTGGTCGCTTCCGACATGCCGCAAGGCGGTGCAGAGCAGAGGAGCACCAGAGCCTTGGTGACAATAGACGTCCTCGATGTGAACGACAACGCGCCAACGTTCGAGCAAGAGTTCTATACTGCCGTGATACCGGAAAATGCTCCGGCACGTGTCAGCGTTGTCAATATCACCGCGACCGATCCTGACGAAGGCAACGGAGGGGTGATCAACTACGAAATCATCGACGAGGGCGAAGCGAACG GCTTGTTCAAAATAAACCACACGACAGGGGAGATCTTCTCCGCCAAGGCGCTGACAGGAAAAGGAAGAACAGAGCCGTACATCATGCGAATAGGAGCTCAAGATGGCGGCGAGCCAGAGTTGGACAGCGACGTGATTCTAATCTTGTACATCGGCGACGTGGTCAGCAACGACGGTGTCCCTTTGTTCATCAGACCAACGTTAGAAGAGGTTGCCCACATAGCCGAGAACTCGACGATCGGCAGTCCCGTGTTCCAAGTGGTGGCTTCGGATCCGGACGATCCTAATCTCCCGAACGGTAAAATCACGTTCAAGTTCCTGGAAGACGGGAACTTCGGCAAGGACGCCAGCGCCTTCAGAATAAACAGCGAGACTGGTTTGATAACCACGAGAAAGTTGCTCGATCGCGAACAGAAGGATAGTTACACGTTAATATTGGTGGCTCAGGATCTGGGAAGTCCTCCTCAGCAGGCAACCAGGGTGCTGCAGGTGATAGTAAACGACATAGACGACCATAAGCCATATTTCAAGAGGAGCCTGGACAGCCCTCCGATAGAACTAACGATCTTCGAGGAGAAACCAGTGGGGACGAAGGTAGGATTGATAGAAGCCATCGATGAGGATATCGGCGACAACGGGAAGATCGATTACTCGATCGTGTATGGAAACGAAGCTGGTCTCTTCGTCGTGGAGCGTCTGGAGAATAACTCGGCTGTGATTAAATCCAATGGCCGTCTAGACCGAGAGTCTGTCGATCGCCATCTGCTGACAGTGAAGTGTTTCCCGTACTCCACGAAGAAGTCCGACATCATCCCGAAACCTTACAACCGGCAGGATCCCTCGGAGAGGCAAGTTCTGATAAAGGTCCTCGACACCGACGACAACAAGCCCACGTTCAAGAAGCAGAACATCACCTTGGGCGTCCGGTTGAACGTTCCGATCGACACTAGCCTGATCACGCTGGAGGCCTCCGATGCAGACTCTGACGCCCTACCGATCAGATACAGCATGAGCAAAGCGTTCTTCGCATCCCTCGTCGATCCCTCCATGTCCAAGCGAGAGATTCCCTCCCAGCTGTCCTTGAACCCTCAGACCGGCGAGCTAAGAACAACTGGATCCATGTCCAGCTACGCTGACGGCTACATGGAGATCGTGATCTCCGCCAACAACTCTGTCACAACCGGAAGAGACACGAATATGACCTTGAGGATCTTCTTGCTTCGCGACAGGGACATGTTGAAGTTCGTTTTCTCTAGACCGCCGGTAGAGGTCAGGAAGACTCTGGAGGACTTCGAGAAGGCTGTGCAACAGGCTCTGTCGTTGCCGATCAGCGTCAACGTTTACGACACTCAGTTCTACTCGAAGGAGGACAACTCGTTGGACTTCTCTTCGACCAGTTCCTGCTTCCAGATGGTCGGCAAGGAAACGTACGATCTGGACGAAATGAAGGCGCTGCTCACGGATCCTAGGAACGAGGAGCTGAAGAAGGTTTACAGGGCTTATCATGTCGAGAAGGTGCAACATTGCGCCCCGTTGGTCGCTCGCGCCGACGCCTCGATGACGCAGATGTGGGTCCTGGCGATCGCTGTGCTCGTTGGCGTCGCTACAGTCATTTCCAGCTGCACTCTTTGCTGCATGCATGCCAA GTACAAACGTCAAGTGAAGCACGCAAGGTTACGAGACCAGCCCCGTCCGCCATTGAGCTATGTTTCCTCCGGTCCCGGAATGGTCAGCGCCACGTCCCATACTACACTTGGGCCAGGAACCATGGTTTCTCTGGGTCCTCATGAAAGTCCCTACGAGTGGGGCGCAGACACAACTCTGTACCACCCTAGCACACTTGAATCTAGAACATGA